In Ostrea edulis chromosome 10, xbOstEdul1.1, whole genome shotgun sequence, one genomic interval encodes:
- the LOC125667534 gene encoding uncharacterized protein LOC125667534, protein MKSCLAIVFVVSLAVTQVTSQASAGTKPADASTVSAAAQSARNRMLLQRLSRARSGAGASGGAGGMNSFLPFMMLSGAGGDSMRSLMFLRMLSGGAGGAGGAQQGPMGNFLPLMLLSEGGLSF, encoded by the exons ATGAAGTCCTGTCTGGCAATCGTCTTTGTTGTCTCTTTGGCTGTAACGCAAGTCACATCACAAG CTTCCGCCGGAACCAAGCCTGCCGACGCATCAACCGTGTCTGCTGCCGCCCAAAGCGCCAGAAATAGAATGCTTCTTCAGAGGCTGAGCCGCGCCAGGTCCGGGGCTGGCGCTTCAGGGGGCGCTGGAGGGATGAACAGTTTCCTCCCCTTCATGATGCTGAGCGGTGCTGGGGGCGATTCCATGAGAAGCTTGATGTTCCTCAGAATGCTGAGTGGCGGTGCAGGTGGCGCTGGGGGAGCACAACAGGGACCGATGGGGAATTTTCTCCCTCTGATGTTGTTATCTGAAGGCGGGCTTTCCTTCTAA